From Paraburkholderia flava, a single genomic window includes:
- a CDS encoding HU family DNA-binding protein: MNKQELIDAVAGQTGASKAQTGETLDTLLEVVKKAVSKGDSVQLIGFGSFGSGKRAARTGRNPKTGETIKIPAAKTVKFTAGKAFKDAVNKR, from the coding sequence ATGAACAAACAGGAACTGATCGACGCCGTCGCAGGACAGACGGGCGCCAGCAAGGCTCAAACCGGTGAAACGCTGGACACGTTGCTTGAAGTGGTCAAGAAGGCTGTGTCGAAGGGTGACTCGGTCCAGTTGATCGGCTTCGGCAGCTTCGGTTCGGGTAAGCGCGCAGCCCGTACGGGCCGCAACCCGAAGACCGGTGAAACCATCAAGATTCCGGCTGCCAAGACCGTCAAGTTCACGGCTGGTAAAGCGTTCAAGGACGCGGTCAACAAGCGCTAA
- the mnmC gene encoding bifunctional tRNA (5-methylaminomethyl-2-thiouridine)(34)-methyltransferase MnmD/FAD-dependent 5-carboxymethylaminomethyl-2-thiouridine(34) oxidoreductase MnmC, with protein MTEPLIPATLAFRDNGTPFSPRHDDIYHSAVGAIEQAEYVFLHGNGLPERWRSRRVFTIVETGFGMGINFLATWAAWRADPARCERLHFVSTEKHPFTADDLRAAYAATIADTLVLEFAERLADAWPTLMPGTHRLEFEEGRVTLTLVFGDATTTLSSLWLRADAFYLDGFAPAKNPELWTPLLFRMLARLAGDQATFSTYTSAGDVKRALTQTGFEYRKVDGFGWKRAMLVGKFAPRWRVRRYEPPVPLAVEHRHAVVIGAGLAGCAVIERLAARGWQVTSLERHNAIARDASGNPAGVFHPLLSRDDSVASRITRAGFAYALQRWTELERSGLSLSRSTNGLLELAENEDEWHSMTNALAAFGWPRDYVIPVSRDDAQRLAGVSLAHSGWFHPHGGWIDPAALCAAQYAAAGERLERRFGVDVARVERVGEQWAVIDTSGNTVAIAPVVIFANAHEAARVAGLQHAPTRSVRGQLTLLPQRISSPHLPVIGDGYAVPLADGITLTGASYDIDDTDTSLRAADHIDNVERLARMMPSAALDPDEAATLSGRVAFRCVTSDRMPMIGQLADETVATRDADRLRGAWPLDLPRASGLYGAFAYGSRGLVWAALGAELIAAQIEGEPWPIERELADTIDPARFLLRALRHGTVR; from the coding sequence ATGACTGAACCGCTCATCCCCGCGACACTCGCGTTTCGCGATAACGGCACCCCGTTTTCGCCGCGTCACGACGACATTTATCACAGCGCCGTCGGCGCTATCGAGCAGGCGGAATACGTCTTTTTGCACGGCAACGGATTGCCGGAACGTTGGCGCAGCCGCCGCGTTTTCACGATCGTGGAGACGGGTTTCGGCATGGGCATCAACTTCCTGGCGACGTGGGCTGCGTGGCGCGCGGACCCGGCGCGCTGCGAACGTCTGCATTTCGTGTCGACCGAAAAACACCCGTTTACTGCGGACGATCTGCGCGCTGCGTATGCGGCGACCATCGCAGACACATTGGTGCTCGAGTTCGCCGAACGTCTTGCCGACGCATGGCCGACGTTGATGCCGGGCACACACCGACTCGAATTCGAAGAGGGCCGCGTCACATTGACGCTGGTGTTCGGCGACGCGACGACGACACTCTCTTCGCTATGGCTACGCGCCGATGCGTTCTATCTCGACGGCTTCGCGCCCGCGAAAAATCCCGAATTGTGGACACCGTTGTTGTTCCGGATGCTCGCGCGCCTCGCCGGCGACCAAGCAACGTTCTCCACTTACACGAGCGCCGGCGATGTGAAACGCGCGCTGACGCAGACCGGTTTCGAGTATCGCAAGGTCGATGGCTTCGGCTGGAAACGCGCGATGCTGGTCGGCAAGTTTGCGCCGCGCTGGCGTGTGCGGCGCTATGAGCCACCAGTGCCGCTCGCCGTTGAGCATCGGCATGCCGTCGTGATCGGTGCAGGCCTCGCCGGTTGTGCGGTGATCGAACGGCTTGCTGCGCGTGGCTGGCAAGTGACATCGCTGGAACGACATAACGCCATCGCGCGCGATGCGTCCGGCAATCCTGCGGGCGTATTTCATCCGCTGCTGTCGCGCGACGATAGCGTCGCTTCACGCATCACGCGTGCGGGCTTCGCGTACGCACTACAGCGTTGGACCGAACTCGAACGCTCTGGTCTATCACTATCGCGCAGCACAAACGGCCTGCTCGAACTCGCCGAAAACGAAGACGAATGGCACAGCATGACGAATGCGCTCGCTGCGTTCGGATGGCCACGCGATTACGTCATACCTGTATCACGCGACGATGCACAGCGTCTCGCTGGTGTGTCGCTCGCGCACAGCGGATGGTTTCATCCGCACGGCGGCTGGATCGATCCGGCTGCGTTGTGCGCGGCGCAATACGCAGCGGCGGGCGAACGGCTCGAGCGACGTTTCGGCGTCGATGTCGCGCGTGTCGAACGGGTAGGCGAGCAGTGGGCCGTGATCGATACATCGGGCAACACGGTCGCGATCGCACCGGTCGTGATTTTCGCGAACGCACATGAAGCCGCGCGCGTCGCTGGATTGCAGCATGCGCCGACGCGCAGCGTACGCGGTCAGTTGACGCTGCTGCCGCAGCGCATCTCATCGCCACATCTGCCGGTGATCGGCGATGGCTACGCGGTGCCGCTCGCCGACGGCATCACGCTGACCGGTGCGTCCTACGATATCGACGACACCGACACGTCGCTGCGCGCGGCGGATCACATCGACAACGTCGAGCGACTCGCGCGCATGATGCCGTCGGCCGCACTCGACCCTGACGAGGCCGCGACACTATCCGGACGCGTCGCATTTCGCTGTGTGACGAGCGACCGCATGCCGATGATCGGACAGCTCGCCGACGAAACCGTTGCCACGCGCGATGCCGACCGGCTGCGCGGTGCATGGCCGCTCGACCTGCCTCGCGCATCGGGTCTCTATGGCGCGTTCGCGTATGGGTCACGCGGTCTCGTCTGGGCCGCGCTCGGTGCCGAACTGATCGCCGCGCAGATCGAAGGCGAGCCCTGGCCGATTGAACGCGAGCTCGCCGACACGATCGATCCCGCACGATTCCTGCTGCGTGCATTGCGGCACGGCACGGTGCGCTGA
- a CDS encoding YbdK family carboxylate-amine ligase — translation MSLEPFIDSKPFTFGIELEMQIVNTHDYDLTKAGTDLMRLIKDEKIPGNITPEITESMIELSTGICTTHEQAVVDLRTIRDTLVGAADRLNVGLCGGGTHAFQQWSERQIVDTPRFQYLSELYGYLAKQFTVFGQHVHIGCPDSDSALFLLHSLSRFIPHFIALSASSPFVQGVDTGFHSARLNSVFAFPLSGRAPFVLTWDSFEEYFSKMVNTGVVNSMKDFYWDIRPKPGFGTIEVRVMDTPLSVDRAAAIACYIQTLARHLLLDKPLMPKEDDYLVYTFNRFEACRFGLAGTCIDPQTGERKTISEDIIETLERIAPHADALGSAQALEEVGAIARNQINDATWLRGVVAEEKSLHEAVRQQCLQWRA, via the coding sequence ATGTCACTCGAACCCTTTATCGATTCGAAGCCGTTCACGTTCGGTATCGAACTCGAAATGCAGATCGTCAACACGCACGATTACGACCTGACGAAAGCCGGCACCGACCTGATGCGGCTCATCAAGGACGAGAAGATTCCCGGCAACATCACGCCAGAAATCACCGAAAGCATGATCGAGCTGTCGACCGGCATCTGCACGACGCACGAACAGGCAGTCGTCGATCTGCGCACGATCCGCGACACGCTGGTCGGTGCGGCCGATCGTCTGAACGTTGGTTTGTGCGGCGGCGGCACGCATGCGTTCCAGCAATGGAGCGAACGGCAGATCGTCGATACGCCACGTTTCCAGTATCTGTCCGAACTCTACGGCTACCTCGCGAAACAGTTCACGGTGTTCGGCCAGCACGTGCATATCGGTTGCCCGGATTCGGACAGCGCGCTGTTTCTGCTGCATTCGCTGTCCCGTTTCATTCCGCACTTCATCGCGCTGTCGGCGTCGTCGCCGTTCGTGCAGGGTGTCGACACGGGTTTTCACTCGGCGCGTCTGAACTCCGTGTTCGCGTTTCCGCTGTCCGGCCGCGCGCCGTTCGTGCTGACGTGGGACAGCTTCGAGGAATATTTCTCGAAGATGGTCAACACGGGCGTGGTCAACAGCATGAAGGATTTCTACTGGGACATCCGGCCGAAGCCCGGCTTCGGCACGATCGAAGTGCGTGTGATGGACACGCCGCTATCGGTCGATCGTGCTGCGGCGATCGCTTGCTACATCCAGACGCTCGCACGTCATCTGCTGCTCGACAAACCGCTGATGCCGAAAGAAGACGACTACCTCGTCTACACGTTCAATCGTTTCGAAGCATGCCGCTTCGGTCTCGCAGGGACGTGTATCGATCCGCAGACGGGGGAGCGCAAGACGATCTCGGAAGACATCATCGAAACGCTCGAACGCATCGCGCCGCATGCCGATGCACTCGGTTCCGCGCAGGCGCTGGAAGAAGTCGGCGCGATCGCGCGCAACCAGATCAACGATGCGACATGGCTGCGCGGAGTCGTTGCAGAAGAGAAGTCTTTGCATGAAGCCGTGCGGCAGCAATGTCTGCAATGGCGTGCCTAG
- a CDS encoding cation:proton antiporter, giving the protein MKSAFSFFPAWPLTPDAIFWAGLALLAAGLCGELCYRAWRLPRISGYAIIGLIAGAAGGGVIDAGSAAAARPLLDVALGLLLFELGSRLDLRWMRRNYWLILSSVAEATLTFVFVLIVLLFLSVPTMVAMVLASIAMATSPAMVIQLKTELRAEGQVTQRLMTLTALNSMYAVVIEKLASSWLHQEVYGNVFATILQPLYLLIGSLILAYCLARACNFFYRRMNMQDEHSFVALFGLVLLAIAIAHVFKLSTILSLLAAGIIVKNRDERPQLWPQHFGTAGWLLTVILFVLTLTTFEWKDIALGGVAALGLIVARLIAKLVGVLAFAKPSGLNWKQGVALGLSLSPMSALAYLLVDDTYTLYPNFDPMLRAVVMCSIVVLQIVGPWLVYRSLALVGERRDAD; this is encoded by the coding sequence ATGAAGTCGGCGTTTTCATTCTTTCCCGCGTGGCCGCTCACGCCCGATGCGATCTTCTGGGCGGGTCTCGCCTTGCTCGCTGCAGGGTTGTGCGGCGAACTCTGCTATCGCGCGTGGCGTCTGCCGCGCATTTCGGGCTACGCGATCATCGGCCTGATCGCCGGAGCGGCTGGTGGGGGTGTGATCGATGCAGGATCCGCCGCTGCTGCGCGACCGTTGCTCGACGTTGCACTTGGTCTGCTGCTGTTCGAACTCGGTAGCCGTCTCGATCTGCGCTGGATGCGCCGCAATTACTGGCTGATTCTGTCGAGCGTCGCCGAAGCGACGCTGACTTTCGTATTCGTGCTGATCGTGCTGCTGTTCCTGAGCGTGCCGACGATGGTCGCGATGGTGCTCGCGTCGATTGCGATGGCGACGTCGCCGGCAATGGTGATCCAGCTGAAGACCGAACTGCGCGCGGAAGGCCAGGTCACGCAACGGCTGATGACGCTCACCGCGCTGAACAGCATGTACGCAGTCGTGATCGAGAAGCTCGCGTCGAGCTGGCTGCATCAGGAGGTGTACGGCAATGTGTTCGCGACGATCCTGCAGCCGCTGTATCTGCTGATCGGTTCGCTGATTCTCGCGTACTGCCTCGCACGCGCGTGCAATTTCTTCTATCGTCGGATGAACATGCAGGACGAGCATTCGTTCGTCGCGCTGTTCGGGCTCGTGTTGCTCGCTATCGCGATTGCGCACGTGTTCAAGCTGTCGACCATTCTGAGTCTGCTCGCGGCCGGCATCATCGTGAAGAATCGTGATGAGCGTCCGCAGTTGTGGCCGCAGCATTTCGGCACGGCCGGCTGGCTGCTGACTGTGATCCTGTTCGTGCTGACACTGACCACATTCGAATGGAAAGACATCGCGCTCGGCGGCGTGGCCGCGCTCGGGTTGATCGTCGCGCGTCTGATTGCGAAGCTGGTTGGCGTGCTCGCGTTCGCGAAACCGAGCGGCCTGAACTGGAAGCAGGGCGTCGCACTCGGCCTGTCGTTGTCGCCGATGTCGGCGCTCGCGTATCTGCTCGTCGACGATACGTACACGCTGTACCCGAATTTCGATCCGATGCTGCGTGCCGTCGTGATGTGTTCGATCGTCGTATTGCAGATCGTCGGTCCGTGGCTCGTGTATCGCAGCCTTGCGCTGGTGGGCGAACGTCGCGACGCGGACTGA
- a CDS encoding glutamine amidotransferase, producing the protein MNDEVLAIRHVHFEDLGSLELVLGERSRPVRYLDIGFARIEAPDPVAPSLMVVLGGPINACDDLRYPTLVPLVKKIETRIAAGLPTLGICLGAQLIARVLGARVYRAARTELGWSPLTLTDAGRASPVRHLDAAQTSMLHWHGDTFDLPAGATRLASTAVCENQAFAWGQHVLGLQCHPEIRADRFEPWLIGHASEIAAEGTDVRQLRDDTARFGPGLEKAARLMFGEWLDQVEAKP; encoded by the coding sequence ATGAATGACGAAGTTCTGGCCATCCGCCACGTGCACTTCGAGGATCTGGGCAGTCTCGAACTGGTGCTGGGCGAGCGCAGTCGCCCCGTGCGTTATCTCGATATTGGCTTCGCACGTATCGAGGCGCCGGACCCGGTCGCGCCATCGTTGATGGTCGTACTCGGCGGGCCGATCAATGCATGCGACGACCTGCGCTATCCGACGCTCGTTCCTCTCGTCAAAAAAATAGAAACGCGTATTGCTGCCGGACTGCCGACGCTCGGCATCTGTCTCGGCGCGCAGCTCATTGCGCGGGTGCTCGGCGCGCGTGTTTATCGCGCGGCGCGTACTGAACTCGGCTGGTCGCCGCTGACGCTGACCGATGCGGGCCGCGCGTCGCCGGTGCGTCATCTGGATGCGGCGCAGACGTCGATGCTGCACTGGCACGGCGACACCTTCGATCTGCCGGCGGGCGCAACGCGTCTCGCATCGACGGCCGTGTGCGAAAACCAGGCATTCGCGTGGGGGCAGCACGTGCTGGGCCTGCAATGTCATCCGGAAATCCGTGCTGATCGCTTCGAGCCGTGGTTGATCGGCCATGCGAGCGAAATCGCCGCGGAAGGGACCGACGTGCGGCAGCTGCGCGACGACACCGCGCGCTTCGGACCGGGTCTCGAAAAGGCCGCTCGACTGATGTTCGGCGAATGGCTCGATCAGGTCGAAGCGAAACCGTAA
- a CDS encoding MarR family winged helix-turn-helix transcriptional regulator encodes MSEGVYGEQAMGRVTHGLLRLSTAMRSQAWEWAEGAGLTPTQGEILVLLMQRRGPMRLGEIARETALTAATTSDAVSTLEGKGLVEKRRALDDGRALAVRLTARGRTAAKRAAQWPDFLSKAVGTLRDEEQSLLYRTLLKTIRQLEVQGDIPSHRMCVSCTHFIPSKNPKKVPHRCALLDLSFSDTDLRLDCSVHETADVATQKKTWKVFAQHA; translated from the coding sequence ATGAGCGAAGGCGTTTACGGAGAACAGGCAATGGGACGGGTGACCCATGGTCTGTTACGACTGAGCACGGCCATGCGGAGTCAGGCATGGGAATGGGCGGAAGGCGCGGGACTCACGCCGACCCAGGGTGAAATTCTCGTCTTGCTGATGCAGCGCCGCGGTCCGATGCGGCTCGGCGAAATTGCACGCGAAACGGCCTTGACGGCCGCGACGACGAGCGATGCGGTCAGCACGCTCGAGGGCAAGGGTCTGGTCGAAAAGCGTCGCGCACTTGACGACGGCCGCGCACTCGCGGTGCGTCTCACCGCACGCGGCCGCACGGCAGCGAAGCGGGCGGCGCAATGGCCGGACTTTCTGTCGAAGGCGGTGGGCACGCTGCGCGACGAAGAGCAGTCGCTGCTCTATCGCACGCTGCTGAAAACCATCCGGCAACTCGAAGTGCAGGGTGACATTCCGTCGCACCGCATGTGCGTGAGCTGTACGCATTTCATTCCGAGCAAGAATCCGAAGAAGGTCCCGCATCGCTGCGCGTTGCTCGACCTCTCGTTCTCGGATACCGACCTGCGTCTCGATTGCTCTGTTCACGAGACCGCGGACGTCGCGACGCAAAAGAAGACCTGGAAGGTCTTCGCGCAACACGCCTGA